In Alteribacter lacisalsi, a genomic segment contains:
- the rimM gene encoding ribosome maturation factor RimM (Essential for efficient processing of 16S rRNA) encodes MTTDWLNVGKIVNTHGIRGEVRVISRTDFPEERYVPGAKLYVQTGDSQRREVTVASSRKHKQFDLLAFEGLDNVNDVESFKGHLLQVPAGIEPDLEEGEYLYREIIGCEVETTEGLNIGTIREILSPGANDVWVVKRPGKKDALIPYIEPVVKSVDPEQKKVTIELLEGLIDE; translated from the coding sequence ATGACGACTGATTGGCTGAACGTGGGTAAGATTGTGAATACCCACGGCATCCGCGGAGAAGTCCGCGTGATTTCCCGGACCGATTTTCCTGAGGAGAGATACGTTCCGGGAGCTAAGCTTTATGTGCAGACGGGGGACAGCCAGCGACGTGAAGTGACGGTCGCTTCATCCCGTAAGCACAAACAGTTTGATCTGCTTGCTTTTGAAGGACTGGACAATGTTAACGATGTTGAAAGCTTTAAAGGCCATCTTCTCCAGGTTCCGGCAGGTATAGAACCTGATCTGGAAGAAGGGGAGTACCTGTACAGGGAGATCATCGGCTGTGAAGTGGAAACAACAGAGGGCCTTAACATAGGTACGATCAGGGAAATTCTCTCCCCCGGCGCAAATGATGTCTGGGTTGTCAAACGGCCGGGAAAAAAAGACGCGCTTATTCCGTACATCGAACCTGTTGTTAAATCTGTTGATCCAGAGCAGAAGAAAGTGACCATCGAACTTCTGGAAGGGCTGATTGACGAATGA
- the ylqF gene encoding ribosome biogenesis GTPase YlqF, which yields MSIQWFPGHMAKAKREAKEKMKLIDVVIELLDARIPLSSRNPVIDEITGGKPRIIILNKADLADPEITKAWKAYFESEGHHVLEADAQKGKGVQGIGPAVREEAAGMIEKMKRKGMNPRAIRALILGIPNVGKSTLINRLASKKIARIGDRPGVTKSQQWIKVGKEMELLDTPGILWPKFDDEAVGYRLALTGAIKEELFDFQDSSAFLLKELKKSYPELLKSRYSLEELPDDLLALFDEIGRRRGCLISGGNIDYDRTAELIFRDFRAGKFGRVSLEQPAD from the coding sequence ATGTCCATACAGTGGTTTCCCGGCCATATGGCCAAAGCAAAGCGAGAAGCAAAAGAAAAGATGAAGCTGATTGACGTGGTTATAGAGCTTCTTGATGCGCGGATTCCCCTATCCTCACGCAACCCGGTAATCGATGAAATTACCGGAGGTAAACCGCGGATAATCATTTTGAATAAAGCAGATCTTGCTGATCCTGAAATAACAAAAGCGTGGAAGGCCTACTTTGAAAGTGAAGGACACCACGTCCTCGAAGCCGATGCACAGAAAGGCAAAGGGGTTCAGGGGATCGGCCCCGCTGTAAGAGAAGAGGCAGCAGGGATGATTGAAAAGATGAAACGGAAAGGGATGAACCCCCGTGCCATCCGAGCTCTGATTCTCGGCATACCCAATGTGGGGAAATCGACACTGATTAACCGCCTCGCCAGTAAAAAAATCGCCCGAATCGGCGATCGTCCCGGTGTAACGAAAAGTCAGCAGTGGATTAAAGTCGGCAAGGAAATGGAACTGCTTGATACACCAGGTATACTCTGGCCGAAATTCGATGACGAAGCTGTCGGTTACCGTCTGGCACTTACCGGTGCCATTAAGGAAGAACTGTTTGATTTTCAGGACTCGTCTGCTTTTCTGCTGAAGGAACTGAAAAAATCCTACCCGGAACTGCTTAAATCCCGTTACAGCCTTGAAGAACTGCCTGACGACCTTCTTGCACTATTTGACGAGATTGGCAGGCGCAGAGGGTGTCTCATCAGCGGTGGTAATATCGATTACGACCGGACTGCCGAACTGATTTTCAGAGATTTCAGAGCCGGCAAATTCGGGCGTGTCAGTCTGGAACAGCCTGCAGATTAG
- the trmD gene encoding tRNA (guanosine(37)-N1)-methyltransferase TrmD gives MRMTVLTLFPEMFEGVFNTSILGQAQKKGIVSYDVVNFRDYSSDRHNRVDDYPYGGGGGMVLTPQPLFDAVKAQREDGAKEPRIILLCPQGERYDQRKAEELSKEDHLVFLCGHYEGYDERIREHLVTDEISIGDFVLTGGELGAMTIADSVTRLLPGALGNETSAVTDSHSTGLLEYPHYTRPSDYEGMKVPEVLLSGHHERIETWRREQALRRTFERRPDLLEKADLMEEDRQYIEKLKQERE, from the coding sequence ATGAGAATGACGGTTCTCACCCTTTTTCCCGAAATGTTTGAAGGAGTATTTAACACATCCATTCTCGGACAGGCACAGAAAAAGGGCATCGTTTCGTACGATGTCGTTAATTTCAGAGATTACAGCAGCGACCGCCACAACCGGGTAGACGATTATCCCTACGGCGGGGGAGGCGGCATGGTGCTTACCCCGCAGCCGCTGTTTGATGCTGTGAAGGCACAAAGAGAAGACGGAGCGAAAGAGCCGAGAATCATTCTTCTCTGCCCCCAGGGGGAGCGTTATGACCAGCGGAAAGCAGAAGAGCTATCAAAGGAAGACCATCTGGTTTTCCTCTGCGGTCACTATGAAGGGTACGATGAGCGGATCAGAGAGCACCTTGTAACGGACGAAATCTCCATTGGTGACTTTGTACTGACTGGGGGAGAACTGGGTGCCATGACGATTGCAGACAGTGTAACAAGGCTGTTGCCCGGTGCACTCGGAAATGAAACGAGTGCCGTCACTGACTCCCACAGTACCGGTCTGCTCGAATATCCTCATTACACCAGACCGTCGGATTATGAAGGTATGAAAGTCCCTGAAGTCCTTTTAAGCGGTCACCATGAGCGGATCGAAACGTGGAGAAGAGAGCAGGCCCTCAGACGTACATTTGAGCGCCGGCCCGATCTTTTGGAAAAAGCTGACCTCATGGAAGAAGACAGACAGTACATTGAGAAACTGAAGCAGGAAAGGGAATAA
- the lepB gene encoding signal peptidase I, which translates to MAKSESWEWLKAVAVALLLAVVIRFFFFAPIVVDGESMMPTLEHNDRMIVNKIGYNISEPDRFDIVVFHATHTKDYIKRVIGLPGDTVAYEDDVLYINGEAVEEQYLDDYKENANRMPFTGDFTLEEVTGYETVPEGHMFVLGDNRQHSKDSRHIGMIPYDEVVGKANFVFWPVNEFRIVN; encoded by the coding sequence ATGGCCAAGTCAGAATCGTGGGAATGGCTGAAAGCTGTTGCCGTTGCCCTGTTGCTAGCTGTAGTGATCCGGTTTTTCTTCTTTGCCCCAATTGTTGTGGACGGAGAGTCCATGATGCCGACACTTGAGCACAATGATCGTATGATCGTAAACAAGATCGGGTATAACATATCAGAACCGGACCGCTTTGATATTGTCGTGTTTCATGCTACACATACAAAAGACTACATTAAGCGGGTCATCGGCCTCCCTGGTGATACAGTAGCCTATGAAGACGATGTGCTTTATATAAACGGAGAAGCGGTGGAAGAGCAGTATCTTGATGATTACAAAGAAAATGCAAACCGGATGCCGTTTACGGGCGACTTTACTCTTGAGGAAGTGACCGGCTATGAAACAGTACCGGAAGGGCATATGTTTGTGCTCGGAGATAACAGGCAGCACAGTAAAGACAGCCGGCACATCGGCATGATTCCCTACGACGAAGTAGTGGGGAAGGCAAACTTTGTTTTCTGGCCTGTCAATGAATTCCGAATTGTAAACTAG
- a CDS encoding YlqD family protein has protein sequence MQILKKVVVKQILTDNSKTRLKEQFLSKQYQLNKEVQQLEFVLHKKLKDTKNNANYQNSLKESFRREMQRRKERIRQLELKLSQLDELDLGAEVREGSIQMIEEVEEGDNWEDIMKGTEIVVKDGMVHEIRKGGMHDDD, from the coding sequence TTGCAAATTCTTAAAAAAGTAGTTGTAAAGCAGATTCTCACAGACAACAGCAAAACCCGTCTGAAAGAGCAGTTCCTCTCCAAGCAGTATCAGCTGAATAAAGAAGTACAGCAGCTTGAATTTGTACTTCATAAGAAACTGAAAGACACGAAGAATAACGCAAATTACCAGAACTCTCTGAAAGAGAGTTTCCGGCGTGAGATGCAAAGACGTAAAGAACGCATCCGTCAGCTTGAACTCAAGCTTTCCCAGCTGGATGAACTCGATCTTGGCGCGGAAGTCCGCGAAGGCTCGATCCAGATGATCGAGGAAGTAGAAGAAGGGGATAACTGGGAAGACATCATGAAAGGTACCGAGATAGTCGTAAAAGACGGTATGGTTCATGAAATCCGCAAAGGCGGCATGCACGATGACGACTGA
- the rplS gene encoding 50S ribosomal protein L19, producing MEQIIRDITKDQLKSDLPEFRAGDTVRAHVKVVEGTRERIQVFQGVVIKRRGSGISETFTVRKVSNGVGVERTFPVHSPRLAEIEVTRRGRVRRAKLYYLRALRGKAARIKER from the coding sequence ATGGAACAAATCATTCGTGATATTACTAAAGATCAGCTGAAAAGCGACCTTCCTGAATTCCGTGCCGGCGACACAGTACGCGCGCACGTAAAGGTTGTTGAGGGAACTCGCGAGCGTATCCAGGTATTCCAAGGTGTTGTTATCAAGCGCCGCGGATCCGGTATCAGCGAAACGTTCACTGTTCGTAAGGTATCCAACGGTGTTGGAGTCGAGCGTACATTCCCGGTACATTCACCTCGTCTTGCTGAGATTGAAGTGACCCGCCGCGGTAGAGTACGTCGTGCGAAGCTTTATTACCTGCGTGCACTTCGCGGTAAAGCTGCCCGAATTAAAGAACGCTAA
- a CDS encoding KH domain-containing protein, whose translation MKELVESIAKSLVDHPEDVRVTEHDEGRSLTLKLSVHADDMGKVIGKQGRIAKAIRSVVYAAGANKNKRINLEIG comes from the coding sequence ATGAAAGAATTAGTCGAGTCAATTGCAAAATCCCTTGTAGATCACCCCGAAGATGTCCGTGTCACTGAACACGACGAAGGTCGTTCACTCACATTAAAGCTTTCCGTACACGCAGATGACATGGGAAAAGTAATCGGGAAACAAGGGCGCATTGCCAAGGCAATTCGTTCGGTCGTGTATGCAGCAGGTGCAAACAAGAACAAGCGCATCAACCTGGAAATCGGGTAA